Proteins from one Kiritimatiellia bacterium genomic window:
- a CDS encoding nucleotidyltransferase family protein, with protein sequence MSTPDPNPEVRFLAALARLRPRIEDLAAGREAAAAGLDAGRLGPLVDHNRLAPLLYRNLKAGGLDAALPADILAALQQRLRQELLRGAILEQATRELLELFHQEGARVILLRGLAVGESVYGDGALRPYSDLDLLLLKEDLPAAKELLRGAGYGPSAKSLEDGYYERQHLHLLYVHRKTGVMAEIHWALDHRFTPWLVDYAEIFRDARPGTIAGAPALTLSPEDMLLSLCLHLVKHAPCVELLLNQPDAAERILAAGWWIHVLDVAEALERGRDTLDWNRVADKARRWNIGAAVRASLRCAEQLLCAPVPAGLIENLGATPPGRLARRLQLWQLRALAPEAEKPTRRVAGFRHDVAFRPVRLLDALLYLWPDAAYLEKKYPDRGRFIRRWRHMADGCASLAFGLADLLRSQWRRGKTAPPDTIPAGLSRG encoded by the coding sequence ATGAGCACACCCGACCCCAACCCGGAAGTCCGCTTTCTTGCCGCACTGGCCCGGTTGCGGCCGCGGATCGAGGACCTCGCCGCCGGTCGCGAGGCCGCCGCCGCCGGGCTGGACGCCGGGCGCCTGGGGCCGCTCGTGGACCACAACCGGCTGGCCCCCCTGCTCTACCGCAACCTGAAGGCCGGCGGGCTCGACGCCGCGCTGCCGGCGGACATCCTCGCCGCGCTCCAGCAGCGCCTCCGCCAGGAACTGCTCCGCGGCGCGATCCTGGAACAGGCGACCCGGGAACTGCTGGAGCTCTTTCACCAAGAAGGCGCGCGCGTCATTCTCCTGCGCGGCCTGGCCGTGGGCGAGTCGGTCTACGGCGACGGCGCGCTGCGCCCGTACAGCGACCTGGACCTTCTGCTGCTCAAGGAAGACCTGCCCGCCGCCAAGGAACTGCTCCGCGGGGCCGGCTACGGCCCGTCCGCGAAATCCCTGGAGGACGGCTACTACGAAAGGCAGCACCTTCACCTCCTGTACGTGCACCGGAAGACGGGCGTCATGGCGGAAATTCACTGGGCACTGGACCACCGGTTCACGCCGTGGCTGGTGGACTATGCGGAGATTTTCCGCGACGCGCGCCCCGGGACGATCGCGGGCGCGCCCGCGCTGACGCTGTCGCCCGAGGACATGCTGCTGTCGCTCTGCCTTCACCTGGTCAAGCACGCCCCCTGCGTGGAATTGCTGTTGAACCAGCCGGACGCCGCGGAGCGGATTCTCGCGGCGGGCTGGTGGATCCATGTCCTCGACGTGGCCGAGGCCTTGGAGCGCGGCCGCGATACGCTGGACTGGAATCGGGTCGCCGACAAGGCGCGGCGCTGGAACATCGGGGCCGCCGTCCGGGCCAGCCTGCGTTGTGCCGAGCAACTGCTCTGCGCCCCCGTGCCGGCCGGGTTGATCGAGAACCTGGGCGCGACGCCACCCGGCCGCCTCGCCCGCCGGCTCCAGCTTTGGCAACTCCGCGCGCTCGCGCCCGAGGCGGAGAAACCCACGCGGCGGGTTGCCGGATTTCGCCATGACGTCGCGTTTCGGCCAGTGCGGCTGCTGGATGCCCTGCTCTACCTGTGGCCGGACGCGGCGTATCTCGAAAAGAAGTATCCGGACCGCGGCCGGTTCATCCGCCGCTGGCGGCACATGGCGGACGGATGCGCCTCGCTGGCCTTCGGACTGGCCGATCTCCTGCGCAGCCAGTGGCGGCGCGGGAAAACGGCGCCGCCGGACACGATCCCCGCGGGCTTGTCCCGCGGGTGA
- a CDS encoding GNAT family N-acetyltransferase, translated as MPDSFMLSASRLAGRVLGSPCVAAVLKVLWPLEPAVREADPTRDLDALALFGATLRPGRRPALRAAWEQALRETAPGFRRVLVAADARRPDRLAGYIHLQKGRPDWWIAGMEVRPLYRRRGLAELMAREAIRRVKAEGARTICLSVRSGNNSAIRLYEKLGFRPEADLADPTLHPGDVGMKLDL; from the coding sequence ATGCCCGACTCCTTCATGCTTTCCGCGAGCCGACTGGCCGGCCGGGTGCTGGGCTCGCCCTGCGTCGCGGCCGTTCTGAAAGTCCTGTGGCCCTTGGAGCCCGCAGTCCGCGAAGCCGATCCCACGCGCGACCTGGATGCGCTGGCTCTCTTCGGCGCTACGCTGCGGCCGGGACGGCGGCCGGCCCTGCGGGCGGCGTGGGAGCAGGCATTGCGCGAGACTGCGCCCGGTTTCCGCCGCGTTCTCGTGGCGGCGGACGCCCGGCGGCCGGACCGGCTGGCGGGTTACATCCATCTGCAGAAGGGCCGGCCGGATTGGTGGATCGCCGGCATGGAGGTGCGTCCGCTCTACCGGCGGCGCGGCCTGGCCGAACTCATGGCCCGCGAGGCGATCCGGCGCGTGAAGGCGGAGGGCGCTCGGACGATATGCCTGTCCGTGCGGAGCGGCAACAACTCGGCGATCCGGCTGTATGAAAAACTGGGATTCCGTCCCGAGGCGGACCTTGCCGATCCCACGTTGCATCCCGGCGACGTGGGGATGAAACTGGATCTCTAA
- a CDS encoding glycogen debranching protein yields the protein MAFEQEQLFEALAIRVPRRRAAPYFFGDNVEGYFEGQTHRYAEGAGYLLRGRALFRDFLSWRGALFNDRLKAEGAVIYPYGIRHDHGPSWWDEMILLRRQQAVALRAFSRKPQTLALAPLLDLAPRHLVAQAKPWGCFISDRKKTFCIGVSSSQPFRCEEITTHGRFAAPVFRTLQEESEFTLYLAFDRDPRRAQGRALALREADGVRRHKAEIYGLLTRSHLWTDDEGYNRALMWAKLSSLFLVEDEFGKGIWAGLPWFKNNWGRDTFIALPGTLLVSGQFDEAKEVIRNFVRWQNTDKGSPDYGRVPNRVTGTRAADKIYNTADGTPWLIRELYEVLCYTGDRAFGEELYPFVKTAIAGALKHHGDKLGFLAHDDADTWMDARIEGKEPWSARGDRAVEIQALWFNALLAGARLAELTGDARSAREWAALAGQLKKNFLKKFWDSRKKRMADRLRADGTADYKVRPNQLLALSVPLIEPLVDDATAARVTENACGELLYPHGIGTLSPTDPYFHPIHHRDESYHFDAAYHNGIVWGWNAGFATTALCRCGQAELAGQLAKNLSKQILDLGCRGTMSELVDAWPDAKGQLVLSGCWAQAWSTAEFARNGYQDFGGFEPRLLDGRIVLRPRFPAAWTRFAATFPFGRGAALQATYAREHGKDVYILTLDGKIDHLTVSLDAVAGGFRFALDREMKSADTWMLVIEKGRAMSGLNGQWEARPLPGKKLPKVKPLAFAQPKPRARPPCLKQKDELKGIILAGKYR from the coding sequence ATGGCGTTCGAGCAGGAACAACTCTTCGAGGCGCTGGCGATCCGCGTGCCGCGCCGGCGTGCGGCGCCATATTTCTTCGGCGACAATGTCGAGGGTTACTTCGAGGGCCAGACCCACCGCTATGCGGAAGGCGCGGGCTACCTGCTGCGCGGCCGCGCCCTGTTCCGGGATTTCTTGAGCTGGCGCGGCGCGCTCTTCAACGACCGGCTCAAGGCCGAGGGGGCCGTGATCTATCCGTACGGGATCCGGCACGACCACGGGCCGTCATGGTGGGACGAGATGATACTCCTGCGCCGCCAGCAGGCGGTCGCCTTGCGCGCGTTCTCCCGCAAACCGCAGACGCTGGCCCTGGCCCCGCTGCTGGACCTCGCACCGCGCCATCTCGTGGCGCAGGCCAAACCGTGGGGCTGTTTCATCTCGGACCGGAAGAAGACGTTTTGCATCGGCGTCAGTTCGAGCCAGCCGTTCCGGTGCGAGGAGATCACGACGCACGGCCGCTTCGCCGCGCCCGTCTTCCGAACCCTGCAGGAAGAGTCGGAGTTCACGCTGTACCTTGCGTTCGACCGCGATCCGCGCCGCGCCCAGGGCCGGGCGCTGGCCCTGCGCGAGGCCGACGGCGTGCGCCGGCACAAGGCGGAGATCTACGGCCTGCTCACCCGCAGCCACCTCTGGACCGACGACGAGGGCTACAACCGCGCGCTGATGTGGGCCAAGCTGTCGAGCCTCTTCCTCGTCGAGGACGAGTTCGGCAAGGGGATCTGGGCCGGCCTGCCGTGGTTCAAGAACAACTGGGGGCGCGACACGTTCATCGCCCTGCCCGGCACGCTGCTCGTCAGCGGCCAGTTCGATGAGGCGAAGGAGGTGATCCGGAATTTCGTCCGCTGGCAGAACACGGACAAGGGCTCGCCGGACTACGGGCGCGTGCCGAACCGCGTCACCGGGACGCGCGCGGCGGACAAGATCTACAACACCGCCGACGGAACCCCGTGGCTGATCCGGGAACTGTACGAGGTCCTCTGCTACACCGGCGACCGCGCGTTCGGCGAGGAGCTGTACCCGTTCGTCAAGACCGCGATCGCCGGCGCGCTGAAACACCACGGCGACAAGCTCGGCTTCCTCGCGCACGACGACGCCGACACGTGGATGGATGCCCGCATCGAAGGGAAGGAGCCCTGGTCCGCGCGCGGCGACCGGGCCGTGGAGATACAGGCCCTGTGGTTCAACGCCCTGCTCGCCGGCGCGCGGCTGGCGGAACTGACCGGCGACGCCAGGTCCGCCCGGGAATGGGCCGCGCTGGCCGGGCAACTGAAGAAGAATTTCCTGAAGAAGTTCTGGGATTCGCGGAAGAAGCGGATGGCCGACCGGCTTCGCGCGGACGGCACGGCGGACTACAAGGTCAGGCCGAACCAGTTGCTGGCCCTCTCCGTGCCGCTGATCGAGCCGCTCGTGGACGACGCCACGGCGGCACGCGTGACGGAGAACGCGTGCGGCGAGCTGCTTTACCCGCACGGGATCGGGACGTTGAGCCCGACGGACCCGTACTTCCACCCGATTCACCACCGGGACGAGTCCTATCACTTCGACGCGGCCTACCACAACGGCATCGTCTGGGGCTGGAACGCGGGCTTCGCGACCACCGCGCTATGCCGGTGCGGGCAGGCGGAGCTCGCGGGCCAACTGGCCAAGAACCTGTCGAAGCAGATTCTCGATCTGGGCTGCCGCGGCACGATGAGCGAGCTGGTGGACGCCTGGCCGGACGCGAAGGGGCAACTCGTGTTGAGCGGTTGCTGGGCGCAGGCCTGGAGCACGGCGGAATTCGCGCGCAACGGCTACCAGGATTTCGGCGGCTTTGAGCCCCGGTTGCTGGACGGCCGGATCGTCCTGCGCCCGCGGTTCCCGGCCGCGTGGACGCGCTTCGCGGCGACCTTTCCCTTCGGCCGCGGCGCGGCACTGCAGGCGACCTATGCCCGCGAGCACGGCAAGGACGTATACATTCTCACGCTGGACGGTAAAATCGATCACCTGACCGTTTCCCTCGATGCGGTCGCCGGCGGATTCCGCTTCGCCCTGGACCGGGAAATGAAATCCGCGGACACGTGGATGCTGGTGATCGAAAAGGGCCGCGCGATGTCCGGGCTGAACGGGCAGTGGGAAGCCCGGCCGCTGCCCGGAAAGAAGCTCCCCAAGGTCAAGCCGCTGGCTTTCGCCCAGCCCAAGCCGCGGGCCCGGCCGCCCTGCCTGAAGCAGAAGGATGAGCTCAAGGGGATCATCCTCGCGGGGAAATACCGCTGA
- a CDS encoding response regulator, translating into MDNAWAVGRTVLIVDDEESIRKMLGRCLTRWGFQVAFAEDGREAWQMLQDGAYDLVITDNSMPVMRGEELARQVKVKYPGMPVIMLTALNAFPGPEGGKPPGVDFLLLKPASLEDVRRVLRRALS; encoded by the coding sequence ATGGATAATGCGTGGGCGGTGGGGCGGACTGTCCTGATCGTGGACGACGAGGAAAGCATCCGGAAAATGCTGGGCCGTTGCCTGACCCGGTGGGGATTCCAGGTCGCGTTCGCGGAGGATGGCCGCGAGGCCTGGCAGATGCTGCAGGACGGCGCGTATGACCTGGTCATCACCGATAATTCCATGCCGGTCATGCGCGGCGAGGAACTGGCGCGGCAGGTCAAGGTCAAGTACCCGGGCATGCCCGTCATCATGTTGACCGCGCTGAACGCCTTTCCCGGGCCGGAGGGCGGAAAGCCCCCGGGCGTGGACTTTCTCCTGCTCAAGCCGGCCTCGCTGGAGGACGTGCGGCGCGTCCTGCGCCGGGCCCTGTCCTGA